The Gossypium hirsutum isolate 1008001.06 chromosome D07, Gossypium_hirsutum_v2.1, whole genome shotgun sequence genome includes the window GAAACATTAGTGTAGAACATAGCTGAGTAGCTATATGCATCCGAGATTGCCATGACAGTGGGGGCATGTCGTTCCTGCTGTTCAAATGATCTTCAAGACTTCCATTAGGAACATATTCATAGACTAAAGCCGTTTTCTCAGGGCAGGCTCCAATGAGATTTACTAGGTTCGGATGCctcaatttaatcaaatcatcAACCTGAAATACAGTAGAGCATACTCTATTTCATTCTATTGCAGATCGGTAACATCTTTGATTCTAAAAATTCTACTCTCAACAGTTGCATGTTAGCCTTCAAACTGAAAGACAACAATAAAATCTAAGATGCCTAATGAATGTAAGATTTAGATTCCGTACCTCCCGTAGGAATTCATTGGAATCCTGAAAGCTATTTCGGCCGAGCACCTTTATAATCACTTCAGTGTGACGTAGGACACATTTATAGTATACACTCCCTCGAGCTCCTTCTGCTATCTTATACAATTGGTCAAAGTCTTCAGTTGCTTCCTCAATCTCTGAGAGAGAGAACTCTATAAAGGGTTGCTGCAAATGAGAGTTTGAGGTATCTTCGGATTGTTTTCTTAAAAGCTCTTTGTTTATTCTACGAGTATTTTCAAGCTCAACCTGCAGCTCATCCTTTTCTTTCTGGCAAATCTCTAACTGATCCAAAGTTGCATCATGAATCTCTGATACAGACAACTGATCAAGGTTGAATTGGTCCATATGTGTGCTTGAGGTCTCTTCTGCTTGTTTTCTCAAAAGCTCTTCAATCACTTTATGACTATTTTCAAGCTCGATTTGCAACTCATCTCGTTCTTTCAGGGAAACCTGTAACTGCTCCAAGGCTGATGATAATTCATCTTCCAATTGTTTCATCCTGCGCTCTGAGTTGGCAACTTGGCTTTCCAGTATAGAATTTTGTTCCCTAGAAACTGAAAGCTCTTCTCTCAGCCTCTTAATATTTTCAAGGCTCTCATTCTGTTTCGCAAGTGCtgtctcattttctctcttgcaTTCATTGTACAACCTTTCTAACATTTTTGCCTACAATTCAAGGGCAGGGATAAGTAACCATACTAAATCTGAATTTGCAACTTCATAGAAGAGGGGAAAACAAAGCCTGAAATGCAGAAGACATTACTTGGCGCATAGCTCGGGTAGCATTCATTTCAGCTTTAACTCGCCTGTCGGACTCTTCAAATGCTTTCTGATTCGATGATTCAGCTTCCTTCAGTGCCTGTTCAAGTCGATCAAATAGTTGATCATTGCTACTTCCTTCCTGCCAACAAACCATGAACCATTCAAAGACATCAGCATACATCAGTTCAAATCTGAAAAACGCTTCATTCCTCAGCTTCCAGGTCAAGACTAAGCTATAAAGACAACGGAATGGCAGTGGTGATAATCAACATATGACAATAGAGAACATGAATGTAGACGTTCTTGACATGTAGCTTTTATGGAAAATGAACTTCTACTGTACTATAGTGTTATGGTATATTGGGGCATTGATAAAGAATCACAAACCTCTCCAGAGTGAAGCACATCATATAGCTCAATCTCACATTCACTCTCCTCTCTTTCCTCGGACACAGTTGAGCCAAAAATACCAGCAGCTTCAGTAGAACTTGTCAAATAACTAGAGCCAGATGGACTTGGTGCATTTGATGATTGCCCAGTTTCAAACCTGCAGTAAAGACCTCGATGTCATTACAATGGAAGCAATTGGAACTTGTAATCTCATTAGTGACAATCAGTGAGCTACCTTGTGTGGACAAGGTGCTCCCTGCAAATGAACCAAATTTGGCATGAAAATGGTGCATTTTCGTTCACATATTGTGCTTTCTCAGACATCAGCCACATTCCCCTGCAATAAAAAAGTGAAGTTCAGCTGAAGAGTGAAGAAAGAAAGTAAGATCATTCATGAACGTTTAAGGAAACTGAGAACagtttaataacaaaattatttGTACTCTGAGAAGTGCTCATCAGCTGCTGCGCCCATCACTAGCTTCTTGATATTGTGCCGACGAATCAGTTCCACAATCCCTTTTGCAACATCATCCATCTGGATATGTAGTCTTATGGCACTGACCTACACAATATTGAAGAACTGtttcagaaaaaaagaaaaagtacaaCTCTCTGATTACAGAACCTATAAATCCATAAATAATGGAAGTAAATAAGTTTCCATTAAGCAAACACGGTCTTCTGCTGAGTTCAGTAGAGCCATTAAATGAGCAGTCAGTAGAGGAAGAAGAAATAGTACCCCAGCTTGACTACAAAAAAGAAGGTATTCATCCAAGATCCGGTTCATCATTTCCTTTCCAACTTCCTCTAGACCTCTGATTTGTTGTTGATCAAAAATGATTTCAGCTAAATTCCCATCGACTCCGTACACTCCATAAGGGGagggaagaaaaagaaggaaaaaaaaatcagattaCATGCAGCTAAGAATCTCAAAGAACCATTAGAAATCAACAGTCCAAATTCATATACTACTAGAGAGAGAGTTGACTTACTGGATGAGATCATTTTGGAAGGCTGATGAACATGAAGAATGCAAACTTTCCGAGGCTTAAGGTTATGTAAAACCCATAACAAAGTGAGCTCACTTTCTTCAACTCCCCCCACTGCAACATATATGGTATCCTCACTACCCATGCTTCTCCTAATTACTCCCTCAATCCACCTGCGATGAAGTTGCAGACATAGGGTCAGTTACAGCCAAAGCCAAAGCCAAAGCAATTTTGTTTCTATTTATCTGGGGTAAAAGTAGTAAACCAAGGAGACCTTCAAGGCAAGTTCCTAGTCAAGACGGGGTCAATAAAACTATTTCAAACAGGAAAAGATTCCCTGCGTTAAGACCTGTTTGGGTGACTTGTCATTGCAAGCAACTAATCACCCATACCCAAATACTTCTTTAGTTTTATTAGTATTAATGTCAAAAAGGAAATGTTTGATTTCCGAACTCTTTTTTGGCTttgataacaaaaaaaaaaaaataactgGGATTTTTATAAACCCATGGTTTCAATGGTGAATGCTGGGTTCCACAAGCCAACATCATTTCTTCTTTATTCACTGGATTGGATATAGGAAGCATATTATTCCTTCTTTCTCTCTTAATGCAATCACTTTTGTTGACACTTTTTTTTGGatgatgaaaaacggggtcgacttgggttttgaaaaaaaaagaaacgggaatcgccaccaatcctttttttatgaggtgtgattggatcaccttgaaaagttgttgtttttaataaacgatttgattttattaaaacaacggttttggtccacgaaattcagaaaaatgggttcgggagtcggttacgcacgaggaaggattagcaccctcgatacgcccaaaattggtacctagttgattatttaatgtcttagtgtcgaagattgaaaactttaaagaaacttaaaatacgatccttaaaaaaaactcGTATAGCAAAGATtaaaattcaagaggatatttggcaatttggttaaacgagaaatcgaaacccagcaccttagggcacgttcttcgaatttccaaacgcaaaacattgcctcattgtaaaatttttaaaaggatattaagtcatttggttaaacgagaaaaacgacacccagcaccttagggcatgttttctcgaatttccaaatgcaaaacattgcctcattgtaaaatttttaaaaggatattaagctatttggttaaacgagaaaaacgacacccagcaccttagggcatgttttctcgaatttccaaatgcaaaacattgccctttttgaaacatttttcttttttgaactatgtatttatatgcataatggaataataaataagataatgagactaaaataatatgagcaaaaacaaataataaataaataaaatgaagcaAATTCATCATATGCGTAtaatgacaaataaataaataaataactaacacATAAAAATGGACATGTgaacaaataaacaaatgaacattagataaaacaaaataataataaaaaggtaaattggcccagattaaaaaaaaataataaataaataaaaatgcatGCGCAcgtaagaaaaaaatatatatatacatatatatacttataaaaacaTGAAGACCtacatatatttatgttttaaagttataaaataaactcatataggtatatacatatatgtacgcATGTGTATATAAAAGGACAGAAGAAGAGATATTAATGTATGTGTATTTGTaaggaaaatatatatagatctaaatgtatatataaattatagaatataaaatatatatataaatgggtacatgcgtatatatataaaaaaggtatgtacatatatatatataaagttaaatGATATGGGTACGTAAAccatagtaaaataataataataataacaaagataaccataataataatagttagtttaataataataagagtctttaaaaaaattagattaaacaATAAACAAAACATAGGACGAAATCGAGAGCAAAATGAAATTACAGGGTAAAAACTACAATAAAACAAACAAGAAAGACCAAAATGGAAATGTGCGTAAATGCCAGGGACCAAATGAGTAATAAAACCCTTATCAGGACACGTGTACGTTGCACAGTGCGCCAGGGGGTCGGGGACGAAATCGAAAAAACACACGAAAGTTCAGGGCTGAATTAAAAGACAATAATATTGAACAAAAGGAgtcaatttaaaagaaaataaactcaGAAGAACCAAAATCATAAATAGACCCTCAGGTATGGAAACACGCGGACCTTCATCGGGTAGAGTCAGGTCGGCTTGATCCatgtcaaaacgacgccgttttgggacTATTGAAGCCAgtcctaaacgacgccgtttaaggtgtctatttaagtttgttttttttatttcattattcttttctgtttaaaacaaaaaaacttcAAAACCTCTCCCCAGCCTCTCCTTTCCGGCCAAGGGGCCCGGCAGCAGGCCACCGCGCCATTCGGCGCCGGCGCCGCCGTAGGCGGTGGTCAGAAGGCGAAAGGTCATTTTTTTAACCCTGTCGCAAAGGTCTTTCGTAGATCGGGCCCTCCTATCCCCAAAGCCGAGAGAAAAACCCCCAAAAACTGCCATCCCCGTCCATTTTCAGTTACCCGAAGGACTCCGGCGACAACTCAGACGCGGCGTTCAGGTAAGTttcgttttattattttaaacctATTAACTGTGAATGAAAAGAAAGAGCAAAAAACCAGatctaattgaagaaaaaaaagactaaaaataTCACCTTTAAactgatttttttatttcttcaatatTGTTTCAAAACATCGGACCCTCTTACAAAGATTTTTtgttggctttatagccgatttacaTGAATTTTTTTAGTCTATTTTACTTGCTGATGTTTCTTTTCTGTCCTTGCAGGCGGGGCGCACGTGGGTGGAGATGACAGTGGCAGTTGGCGGTGGTTGCTGGCAGAGCAGGTGGGCAGAAGACCAAAGGTCAGAAGACCTTAGGAGCGGCGCCTAGGGTTCTTCTGTTTTCTGCTAGGTTTTTTTGTTTTGGGTCTAGTGGGCTATtatgattttggttattgggctggTTTTTGATTTGGGTCGTATCAGGCCCGTTGTACTTGGACTTATAGACTGTTTTTATTTCTGGTATGGTTTGGTTTATTTGGTACGGGCCCGGgaaaatttgggcttctacagctgcccctctttgctcgttgtcgtgtaacgagaacagggcaaagactaagaaagaccaattttgcccggtctcgctgGGTCTTGACTTCTTGGTGTCTTTCTTCTTCAGGTAGCCTCCTACCAGTCCACCGTGTCTGGTTATTTTGATCCACTCCAATGCACATTAAAAAGATCTGGCTTGTAACTTCAATCTTCTTCGCAACAACCTCAGGGAGACAAGATTTATGGTTTCAGTCTACTCTACTGCAccatcagggagataagacttgatgtgatctgttctactgcaacttcagagagataagatctgtggttttaatcctctccactgcaacttcaaggagataggattggcTTTTTCTGTTTGTTTaacgtcgtagcttcaatctgttgcGCTACATcgcctgggaagtaagattcgccgttatggcctcaatcttttaattgcaatgtcggggaagcgtGATTCGCCGATGTAGCCTCAATCTGTTCCATTGCATTGCCtgggaagtaagatccgctgttgtagcttcaatcttttaattgcaatgtcagggaagtaagatccgctgttgtagcttcaatcttttgattgcaatgtcagggaagtaagatccgctgttgtagcttcaatcttttaattgcaatatcatggaagtaagatccgctgttgtagcttcaatctgttccactgcaaagcctcgaaataagatttgccgttgtggcctcaatcttttgattgcaatgtcagggaagtgagatttgccgttgtagcttcaatctgttccgctgcacCGCTTCGAAATAAGATTTGCCGTTGTGAcctcaatcttttaaattgcaaactATGGTTACTTCGATCTGCTTCTGTCAGCTCAGGAAAGCAAGACCAGCCATCTTCATTGATATGttctttggggaacatgacctatatgaacctatttatgcctagtgattatgataaaaatgaatcaaaataccCTGGCTAAATGcgtatgcatgaatgcaaaatgatctttcaatgtttgagttgttattgcCCCTTGCTCAATAAGTCTTTATTGCCAACGCGTCCGAATGTTATCTTGTCCGGTTGGTAATGTTCATCTCTTACTTGTTCGGATTGCCTCTACTGCAAccttcaaagttcaatccattgTGATTTTCAGAGTTAAGCCCACCCTAATTTTGGGATTCAAAACCATCTTCCTCCTACTGTAATTTGGGAATATAAAATCTAGCTCCTTGGCCTCgcacaccattcccaaggtgtcgtaccaaaagTTTATGCAAAATTTTCTCTTCCGAGAGACCTCTTCTCATCATTCGGcgatcattgcttgtttgtttattgaagctttgtcaccaatgTGACCTTATGTCATTTTGTTCATTCCGtgtttggacaacaaaatttgaaaggatAGTCCTGACTtaaatttttccttttaaaattggcgtgttctaaacaacagtcctgtttcaggttccttcATTATTTAGAagtttctagagtaatatgcaaaactccttttGCTTGAACATTCAGTCTATTAATTGTTATTTCAAAtgtttgaaaaagattatcataatggacaaacaaaatgttattggGAACAAATCTCGAAATGAATAagttaatcaagatagcaaattttgctaagataaaatgagaaaatacaattgacaagatggaattttattagGAGCAAAGCTTGAGATGAATACATTAATCGAGACAACAAATTTTGGCAAGGTTCAAAATATAAGATGAcaacaggtgccccagatatcgtagcacgAGCTTCCCTGCATAAGTTTTCTAAAGACCATTTAATATGTGTTTAGGGAATCTACAGTATTCTGTCGATACCCCAAGATGTCACTTATTCCTTCTTGTGATTCAGGTATAGTAAGACCACCACATGCCTCAGatcctgatcaaaatttgagctgttCCATTCACCTCATgtttcttcaaaatttgagccgccttttcaggttttcaactcaaatcccctttggtctcaaggcgccctttacgggttttcaccttggcctctcctctctttttttcttttttttttttattttttgccctttacgggttttcactttggtcctccttcttcaagtgaaatatttcttgactgaatctgagttcaCAGGATTTgacaagtttttaccatccatctcgctcaagatcaaagctcctccagaaaaggccttctttacaacataaggaccttcccaatttggcatccattttcctctaaaatctttttgtagaggaagaatctttttcaacactAGGTCTCCCTCGTGAAATTCCCTGGGATGAACttttttgttataggctcgcattATTCGtttttgatacatctgaccatgacgaatagcttttagtctcttttcttctatcaagttcaactgatcatgtcgagattgaacccattcggcctcatctaactttagttcagttaatacccggagagaagggatttcaacttctatgggtaaaactgcctccatcccatagaCTAAAGAAAacggtgttgccccagtagaagtcctAACAGAGGTACGATACGCCAAGAGAGCGAAAAGTAgtttctcgtgccagtctttgtaggtttcagtcatttttcctaccatcttcttgatatttttgtttgcTGCTTCCACGGCCCTATTCATTTTTGGGCGGTAGGGTGACGAattatggtgtctgatcttgaactgactacaaacttcCGCTATTAagttgttgttcaaattcagcgcattgtcagatatgatcctttctggcatccCGTACCgacatataatttctttttttaagaatttactgactgctgactttgtatcattagcatatgaagcagcctccacccatttagtgaagtaatcaataaccacaaagataaaacgatgcccattagaagcctttggagatattggcccgatgacatccattccccacatggaaaacggccatggAGAAACCATAACACGAAGGGGTGAAGGTGGTGCATGCATTTTGtcaccataaatttggcatttatgacactTTTTGGCGTAActaatgcaatccccttccatggtggaccaatagtacccaaatctcataatttgtctggccatcgtgaagccattggcatgcgttccgcaaatacCTTCAtgcacttcttccaaaatttctttTGCCTCGACAGCATCCACACACCTCAACAATACttgatcttttccctttttatacaaaatttcccCATCTAGGACATAGTCGATGGCTAATCTCCTTAATGTCTTCTTATCATTTTCTGTCGCATGGTCAGGGTACTCACGACTtttcacatatcgcaatatgtcatggtaccaagggtgataaTCCTTTTCCTCTTCATTGTCAATGTTGCAACAATGGGCTGGAGCCTCATAGATGCTGATCTGGATAGGCTTCATATCTTATAATTTGTTCACTTTAAACATGGAGGCTAAAGTggccaaagcatctgccatctggttttcatctcgtgggaggtAACTAAAGGTGACATTATCAAATTCCTCAATCAACTCCATAACCAATTTTCGATAGCGGACCAACttcgggtctcttgtttcccattcccctttgagttggtaaaTTACTAATGCAGAGTCCCCGTATACCTCTAGCACATTAATTTTCCGCTCTATGGCTGCCCGGATGCCCATAATacaagcttcatactcagccatgttatttgtgcagtCAAAGTCTAGTTTGCTAGTGAAAGGATAATAATCTCCACTAGGAGACACGAGTACTGCCCCAATTCCGTTGcctatagcatttgaagctccgtcAAAACTCAACTTCCAAGGACCACCTT containing:
- the LOC107952769 gene encoding U-box domain-containing protein 33, with translation MGSEDTIYVAVGGVEESELTLLWVLHNLKPRKVCILHVHQPSKMISSMYGVDGNLAEIIFDQQQIRGLEEVGKEMMNRILDEYLLFCSQAGVSAIRLHIQMDDVAKGIVELIRRHNIKKLVMGAAADEHFSEGMWLMSEKAQYVNENAPFSCQIWFICREHLVHTRFETGQSSNAPSPSGSSYLTSSTEAAGIFGSTVSEEREESECEIELYDVLHSGEEGSSNDQLFDRLEQALKEAESSNQKAFEESDRRVKAEMNATRAMRQAKMLERLYNECKRENETALAKQNESLENIKRLREELSVSREQNSILESQVANSERRMKQLEDELSSALEQLQVSLKERDELQIELENSHKVIEELLRKQAEETSSTHMDQFNLDQLSVSEIHDATLDQLEICQKEKDELQVELENTRRINKELLRKQSEDTSNSHLQQPFIEFSLSEIEEATEDFDQLYKIAEGARGSVYYKCVLRHTEVIIKVLGRNSFQDSNEFLREVDDLIKLRHPNLVNLIGACPEKTALVYEYVPNGSLEDHLNSRNDMPPLSWQSRMHIATQLCSTLMFLHAGKLVHGNLKPGNILLDDNFGCKLSDFGSCRAFSLVENSSNMTESSNPNPYLDPDFRNSRRVSHSLDLYPFGIIVLQLLSGRSTQGIAESAQSELLNGGNLSSFLDSSAGNWPHQVAQLTHLAIRCCDINRSRRPDLASDVLKVLETMKPSVASIAYAPESNEDGEPPSYFLCPILQAVMSDPHVAADGYTYEATALQDWLADHDTSPMTNLRLPNLNLIPNFPLRSAIQQWQENR
- the LOC107927220 gene encoding uncharacterized protein, whose product is MKPIQISIYEAPAHCCNIDNEEEKDYHPWYHDILRYVKSREYPDHATENDKKTLRRLAIDYVLDGEILYKKGKDQVLLRCVDAVEAKEILEEVHEGTCLEGLLGLLLLPQINRNKIALALALAVTDPMSATSSQVD